DNA from Chryseomicrobium sp. FSL W7-1435:
TTCACGACAACGTGCTTCGGTTTCCCAACGAAGGGGTCGTACATTGACATCGAATGATAACAGTACTCCTTTGTCACGCGCTAATTCAACGGCTCGGCGTGTAGTGTCAAGGGCTGTAGGATGAAACATCGTGCCTGAACAAAAGTGAAAAGTCACAGCTTGCTCAAAAGCGGCTTCCTCTAGTTGTTCGGGCTTTACTTGAATATCAGGAGTCGGATCGATGTAGTTGGCAAAAATGCGATCAGATTCTTCGGTGAGGTGGACGTAGACCGATGTTGCTCGCTTGTCTGCTGCAAATACGGCATGTTGTAAATCCACGCCTTCCTCTTGCATTTGAGCCCGGACAAAATCCGACACTTCATCATTTCCGATTATGGTAATAAAACGAGAAGGGAGTCCAAGACGGCTAGCGCCAGCTGCTACATTAACAGTGGCTCCTCCTAAATGTAAATCGAATTCTTTGTTTTCATGGCTTCTGGCGATATAGTCGACAAAGGCATCTCCGTAGCTAAGGACATAACGAGTCTGTGGCAAAGCTAAACGCTCCTTGTAAAATCATTTTCCGTCTAGTATAGCAGAAAATAGTCGTTATTTAAGAGATTCCGTTTGTTCTGACAGTTCCGATAGAAAATGAGTCGATAGTAGGGAAAAATAATGTTACTTATATATAAGAAGAGATATTGTTTTGAAGTTGAAATAATGATAAAATTCAAATAGTTTAAAAATAGGGGGGTTCATCATGATTACATTTTTCGTTTCTATTGCTTTATTGATTGTGGGGTATTTTACATATGGAAAGTATGTTGAAAAAGTGTTTGGAGAGAAAGAACAGCGCCCTACACCAGCTTATGTAAATGCTGATGGCGTGGATTACGTACCGATGTCCACACCTCGAAACTCTTTGATTCAACTACTGAACATTGCAGGAGTAGGTCCTGTCTTTGGTCCGATTGCGGGTGCTCTATACGGGCCAGTAGCATTTATCTGGATTGTCGTTGGTTGTATTTTTGCAGGAGCGGTGCATGATTACTTAACAGGTATGATCAGCATTCGAAACCGTGGCGCACATCTACCTGAGCTTGCAAGTCGTTTCTTAGGAAAACATATGCGTCATATTGTAAACGTTTTCGCACTTTTATTATTAATTCTAGTGGGTACCGTGTTTGTTACTTCACCAGCGATGCTTTTATACAATCTTATGGATGCGCGCTTTAGTATTGTGATTATCACATTTGTAATCTTTGCGTACTACATATTAGCTACATTGTTGCCAGTGGACAAAATCATTGGTCGTTTTTATCCTTTCTTTGGTGCACTTCTTGTCATTTCAGCACTTGGCGTAGGGATTGGATTAGTAGTAACAGGAGCTCCAATTCCTGAATTAACACTTCAAAATATGCACCCTGGAAACTTACCGATCTTCCCACTGTTGTTCTTCACGATCACTTGTGGT
Protein-coding regions in this window:
- a CDS encoding carbohydrate kinase; protein product: MPQTRYVLSYGDAFVDYIARSHENKEFDLHLGGATVNVAAGASRLGLPSRFITIIGNDEVSDFVRAQMQEEGVDLQHAVFAADKRATSVYVHLTEESDRIFANYIDPTPDIQVKPEQLEEAAFEQAVTFHFCSGTMFHPTALDTTRRAVELARDKGVLLSFDVNVRPLRWETEARCRETILEFMNLSHMVKMTREEMYFLMKTEDFEEGIARLQHFSIPLVFLTDGENGTICLVDGQQIHAPVTPVIPVDTTGAGDAFIAGVLYHVFHQGFPETHADVLECASFGNKLGALCATKQGALTAMPRLEEVEEL